One segment of Anatilimnocola aggregata DNA contains the following:
- a CDS encoding pyruvate carboxylase — translation MKKINKLLVANRSEIAIRVFRSAHELGIRTVAIYAHEDRYALHRFKADEAYQIGKPGEPIRSYLNIAEIIAIAKQHEVDGIHPGYGFLSENPELARACHKSGIIFVGPHDEALEKLGDKTFARNIAQQVNVPVLSGSDAIPNAQDGLKKATKMGFPIILKAAHGGGGRGMRVVLKESEFVGAFESAQRESMSAFGSPDVFIEKYITSASHIEVQLLGDKHGNLLHLYERDCSVQRRHQKVVEIAPAPLLDPKVRQELCDAAVKIGKAVRYENAGTVEFLVDRDTNQFYFIEVNPRIQVEHTVTEEVTGIDIVKSQLLIAQGMLLSDPEIGLPSQEGVKCNGFAIQCRVTTEDPGNNFMPDYGRIAHYRSAAGMGIRLDAGSAFSGATVNPFYDSLLVKVSARGRRFVDAARRMERCLQEFRIRGVKTNIPFLIQLITHPTFLAGTCTTRFIDQTPDLFHLPRRRNRATKLLTYLGEVIVNGHPLVKGLPKATRRLPAPVPKLEKGTTPPPGTRDKWKELGPAKFGEWVSKQKQLFLTDTTFRDAHQSLLATRMRTKDLLNIAEVYAHQAADLFSLEMWGGATFDTTMRFLKECPWQRLADMREKVPNILFQMLFRASNAVGYASYPDNVVREFCKEAADAGMDIFRIFDSLNWVPNMKVAMEAVLKAGGLCEPAICYTGDILNPQRNKYSLQYYVDLAKELESLGAHILCIKDMAGLCKPYALELLVKTLKQEIGIPIHFHTHDTNGMQAASIIKGSEVKLDVADAAMAAMSGGTSQPNLNAIVEGLRFTKRDTGLSADVLNRISDYWHAVREFYLPFDSVMPPATAELYEHEMPGGQYTNLFQQARAIGLADRWTEICKMYAETNQLLGDIVKVTPSSKAVGDLALFLVANDLQPKDIVEGTRDFAFPESVIDLVGGMMGQPPGGFPKAVVKRVLRDRKPMKGRPGATLPPADLDAATTKVKGLLLRDPSRREVLSHILYPKVFEEFANHQRIYSDTSIFPTPVFFFGQDTGEEMAIDIEEGKTLIVKFLNIGEPHADGKRTVFFELNGQPRDVTVVDKSLEGGSSKTVKADPANKQQVGASMPGMIVSVAVKVGDTVAKGQKLLSLEAMKMETTVMAEGDGKIAELFVKPGTRVETGDLMLTFA, via the coding sequence ATGAAAAAGATCAACAAGCTGCTTGTCGCTAACCGCAGTGAAATCGCCATCCGTGTGTTCCGCAGCGCTCACGAGTTGGGCATTCGGACGGTCGCCATTTATGCCCACGAAGATCGCTACGCACTGCACCGCTTCAAGGCGGACGAAGCGTACCAGATTGGCAAACCGGGCGAGCCAATCCGCTCGTATCTGAACATTGCCGAAATCATCGCCATTGCCAAGCAGCACGAGGTCGATGGCATTCACCCGGGCTACGGTTTTCTCTCGGAAAATCCCGAGCTGGCTCGCGCGTGCCATAAGTCAGGCATTATCTTCGTGGGACCGCACGACGAAGCGCTGGAAAAACTCGGGGACAAGACTTTTGCCCGCAACATTGCCCAGCAAGTGAATGTGCCGGTGCTCAGCGGCAGCGATGCCATCCCAAACGCGCAGGATGGCCTGAAGAAGGCCACCAAGATGGGCTTTCCTATTATCCTCAAGGCGGCCCACGGCGGCGGCGGGCGCGGCATGCGGGTGGTTCTTAAGGAATCTGAATTTGTCGGGGCCTTTGAATCGGCCCAACGCGAATCGATGTCGGCCTTCGGCAGTCCCGATGTCTTCATCGAAAAATACATCACTAGTGCCAGCCACATCGAGGTACAATTGCTCGGTGACAAGCATGGCAATTTGCTGCACTTGTACGAGCGCGATTGCTCGGTCCAACGGCGGCATCAGAAGGTCGTCGAAATTGCGCCGGCACCACTGCTCGATCCGAAAGTGCGCCAAGAGTTGTGCGATGCAGCGGTAAAGATCGGCAAAGCTGTTCGTTACGAGAACGCGGGGACCGTTGAGTTTCTGGTCGATCGCGATACGAACCAGTTCTATTTCATCGAGGTCAATCCGCGGATCCAGGTGGAACACACGGTCACCGAAGAAGTGACTGGCATCGACATCGTGAAGTCGCAACTGCTGATTGCACAGGGAATGCTGCTGAGCGATCCCGAAATCGGGCTGCCGTCGCAAGAAGGGGTAAAGTGTAACGGCTTTGCGATTCAGTGCCGCGTGACGACAGAAGACCCGGGCAACAATTTCATGCCCGATTATGGCCGCATTGCCCACTATCGCTCGGCAGCGGGTATGGGCATTCGTCTCGACGCCGGAAGTGCTTTCAGTGGGGCGACCGTGAATCCGTTCTACGATTCACTTCTCGTGAAAGTGAGCGCCCGCGGCCGGCGATTCGTCGATGCGGCGCGGCGCATGGAACGCTGCCTGCAAGAGTTCCGTATTCGCGGGGTGAAGACAAACATCCCATTTCTGATTCAGCTTATTACGCACCCGACGTTTCTCGCGGGCACCTGCACGACCCGGTTTATCGATCAAACGCCCGATCTGTTCCACTTGCCACGGCGGCGCAATCGCGCGACGAAACTCCTCACCTACCTGGGCGAAGTGATCGTCAATGGTCATCCGCTGGTGAAAGGTTTGCCCAAAGCGACTCGCCGCTTGCCCGCGCCGGTTCCTAAGCTGGAAAAAGGAACGACGCCCCCGCCGGGAACCCGCGACAAGTGGAAGGAACTCGGGCCCGCAAAATTTGGCGAATGGGTATCGAAGCAGAAGCAACTCTTTTTGACCGATACTACGTTCCGCGATGCTCACCAGTCGCTGCTGGCCACGCGCATGCGCACGAAGGACTTGCTGAACATTGCCGAGGTGTATGCTCACCAGGCAGCGGACCTGTTTTCGCTGGAAATGTGGGGCGGGGCAACGTTCGACACCACGATGCGGTTTTTGAAGGAGTGCCCTTGGCAGCGCCTTGCTGACATGCGCGAGAAGGTGCCGAATATTCTCTTTCAAATGTTGTTTCGCGCCAGCAATGCCGTGGGCTACGCCAGCTATCCGGACAATGTCGTCCGCGAGTTCTGCAAAGAGGCCGCCGATGCGGGGATGGACATCTTCCGCATCTTTGATTCGCTCAACTGGGTGCCCAACATGAAGGTGGCGATGGAAGCCGTCCTCAAAGCGGGCGGCCTCTGCGAACCGGCCATCTGCTATACGGGTGACATCCTCAATCCGCAGCGCAACAAATACAGCCTGCAGTATTACGTCGACTTGGCGAAGGAACTGGAATCGCTCGGCGCGCACATCCTGTGCATTAAGGACATGGCGGGACTTTGCAAGCCGTACGCGCTGGAGTTACTCGTCAAAACGCTGAAGCAGGAAATCGGCATCCCGATTCACTTCCACACACACGATACGAACGGCATGCAAGCTGCGTCGATCATCAAAGGTTCGGAAGTGAAGCTCGATGTCGCCGATGCTGCGATGGCTGCCATGTCTGGTGGCACCAGTCAGCCCAACTTAAATGCAATCGTCGAGGGACTTCGCTTCACCAAGCGTGATACTGGCCTGAGTGCAGATGTGCTCAATCGAATCAGCGACTACTGGCACGCGGTGCGTGAGTTCTATCTGCCGTTCGACAGCGTGATGCCGCCGGCCACGGCCGAACTGTATGAGCACGAAATGCCTGGCGGCCAGTACACGAATCTGTTCCAGCAAGCGCGGGCGATTGGCCTTGCCGATCGCTGGACGGAAATCTGCAAGATGTATGCGGAAACGAACCAACTGCTCGGCGATATCGTAAAAGTCACACCGTCGTCGAAGGCGGTCGGCGACCTGGCATTATTCCTGGTGGCCAACGATCTGCAGCCGAAAGACATCGTCGAAGGAACTCGCGATTTTGCATTCCCCGAATCGGTCATCGATCTGGTCGGTGGAATGATGGGGCAGCCGCCGGGAGGTTTCCCCAAGGCGGTGGTGAAGCGAGTATTGCGTGATCGCAAGCCGATGAAGGGGCGTCCCGGTGCAACTTTGCCCCCCGCCGATTTAGATGCGGCCACCACGAAGGTGAAGGGACTATTACTGCGAGATCCGTCGCGGCGCGAAGTTCTCTCCCATATCCTTTATCCCAAGGTGTTCGAAGAATTTGCCAATCACCAACGAATCTATTCCGACACGAGCATCTTTCCGACTCCGGTCTTTTTCTTCGGCCAGGACACTGGCGAAGAAATGGCCATCGATATCGAAGAAGGTAAGACGCTGATCGTCAAGTTCTTAAACATTGGCGAACCCCATGCCGACGGCAAACGAACCGTCTTCTTCGAGTTGAATGGGCAACCCCGCGACGTGACCGTGGTCGACAAGTCGCTCGAAGGGGGCAGTAGCAAGACAGTGAAAGCCGATCCTGCGAACAAGCAGCAAGTCGGAGCGAGCATGCCGGGCATGATTGTGTCGGTTGCCGTGAAAGTCGGAGACACAGTTGCCAAGGGACAGAAGCTGTTGTCGCTCGAGGCGATGAAAATGGAAACCACGGTAATGGCGGAAGGAGATGGCAAGATTGCCGAACTCTTCGTCAAGCCAGGCACACGTGTGGAGACCGGGGACTTGATGCTAACGTTTGCGTAA
- a CDS encoding biotin--[acetyl-CoA-carboxylase] ligase — MKRDRFDLPQLARSGLIERLEFHQSLASTNDRAAALAAEEWLACPALVLAQEQTAGRGRGSNRWWSVPGSLMFSLIISGSPGELGPAQWPGFSLVAGLAVCEALASHCLAADIAVKWPNDVYANERKICGILIESPAPARGRMIVGIGVNVNNSFADAPEELRDSATALCDVDGQPHDLTDVLRSILGSLDQRWQQLREQGFSSLRQEWRDRSLLTGRIVQLQAGAQRHTGRCLGIDDDGALLLQTERGRQSFHAGSIVSFE, encoded by the coding sequence ATGAAACGCGACAGGTTCGACCTTCCCCAGCTGGCGCGCAGTGGACTTATTGAGCGGCTGGAATTTCACCAGTCGCTCGCCAGCACTAACGACCGCGCGGCCGCACTGGCTGCTGAAGAGTGGTTGGCTTGCCCCGCACTCGTGCTCGCTCAGGAACAGACGGCTGGGCGTGGCCGTGGCAGCAATCGTTGGTGGTCAGTTCCCGGCAGTCTGATGTTCTCGCTCATCATTTCAGGCTCGCCAGGAGAGCTAGGTCCGGCACAATGGCCGGGATTTTCGCTCGTTGCCGGCCTGGCCGTTTGCGAAGCATTGGCCAGCCACTGCCTGGCCGCAGACATTGCCGTGAAATGGCCAAATGACGTCTACGCCAACGAGCGGAAAATCTGCGGAATTCTGATCGAGTCACCGGCTCCAGCGCGGGGCAGGATGATCGTAGGGATCGGGGTGAATGTGAACAACTCTTTTGCCGACGCGCCGGAAGAGTTACGAGATTCGGCCACCGCACTTTGCGATGTCGATGGCCAACCGCATGACCTTACCGACGTGTTGCGCAGCATCCTCGGCAGCCTCGACCAACGGTGGCAGCAATTGCGCGAACAGGGTTTTTCGTCGCTTCGCCAGGAATGGCGAGATCGCTCGCTCCTTACGGGACGGATCGTGCAACTGCAAGCAGGGGCGCAGCGGCACACAGGACGCTGCTTAGGCATTGATGACGACGGGGCTTTGCTCCTGCAGACCGAGCGCGGTCGGCAAAGTTTTCACGCGGGGAGCATCGTCAGCTTCGAGTAG
- a CDS encoding protein kinase domain-containing protein, with translation MAPSRMSLSFKIGDQPVPGYRLVRELGRGTFGVVWLAVTENGFERALKVVNLEQKGGKKEFRALRLIKDRKILHGNLLTLIDYWLLDRDGTIIATPGNVNLDTQISPLNKAGSAPGNLAATTEPAKTQPAKLTPLAGTMMPGGEGDTAFNVRDTFQQSRLTDTTEEINNSAIWLVVAMELGHKTLHDRQREHTTELNHKTLSKVSRRGVTAIDAKGDTSPGSHTAFDKHPPKPDAEDDLLASLPADEVLPYMEQAARGLDYLHRCEIVHRDVKPQNIMLVGDVAKVCDYGLASELGDMRATTNAFTLPYAAPEAINNRPCPASDQYSLAVSYVELRTGRWPFVSNTATAVYGAKESGNHHLKFVPKRAVRAVLKKALFKNPNDRYSTCGEFVKQLTKAEHSRSSVFAMVQFVLAIIAIVTVLLAAAATHPDIQARMLSIIDSFRSTDAKEFERRLRVAERQVMDEKHADALGEFESLYRDFPGLSPDDNSLRYDAIIGRARAELGGKDALQDAQVQDAIGRRIDELPSDPQPPLSDLQKLRVYYLQLIAKRKTLAIGGLDPNSAPAQEALASWERALWARALQASIEDRRVPPNLKESLRTVIAERKAIVSPEDFQKAKASLAQMLAVAKESLSEEDEFWHAIKLEELHLAFKHPEPNHEQNLRSLDALLANRLQQDRQAIIRGQLLRLLILSELKASQPSFFEEPIYLTIIYTDGGLAQLQETSDSLFSIPEINALKDLRQRFKNEIRDWAEPIPEAAFPAVTALCGKLETFDLLRHRLNKHLEDKTLGEKQLLAVQASWADLNKLLTLDYKLDSAEAADLKDLSLSVSFADPQEKPEVALKDFVQRVRDSRHGAKWMKRLLDRAQQNPVWVDAAIPALKELSLEPTEDLALDENFDRWRADANNLTLTGILAADLGSPAAVKKIIDRLDQAADQNRPLPALVRIECELLTTPKPDDNQRRGWLARIRATLEELEETDSYLAGYGEFLRARLLASSSKSFDRDDAGKIVLAMFKQTETPAWLTSWRKQAAGDILSGIALSALGKDDSDILQFHVLNLSAQTQLEEVQTVVAKAGLQTNALLAVSAIVEATHAEKSDWKKVGELARRCQQDSKTRELLQSQNRLLLLDYVEALSNLRLAPQDRDLPPQIILAFQRILFAREGNEPRFFQFDSAQTTDDGGIFRNLVLPIVSHPSFSKSTKTTPEARLALGAIWGAKGRLLQRDNKVVVHDPLRKVDKRDTTTVALVLAHDAFRRARECQPDYINYVVGFGRTLIELPSTDIDPEKRAELISQIVDQYDPDGKSSNLGMLSLGAYVRRYQAHEQTVQAQQLRLSNEAIRRYQLVLDGTKNNDPFEIRAVCLEGLSDAHLRRAFWISKVEASEVTALLAQKTPPPNTKAFHLQQASATALEAVRMPGRTQQENAHNALGNAYEDMAFYLGMSEYYQQSVDTFETGIQLAEQEERISARAKMHLGRCLCRYGRDFLSGLSAKNRAAILERGVAHLTTSLDEAKARNRLRAETLYWRATSQVALIAYQPTKADELLQMAENDFAEAAQIATDLGTTEANYYKVEEIRVALMRKSNEGTPAVQQSAAQQRAKTSTDAIFAAAAADPKKFTITTLSLLVGQSNATFPQDQQKLKRWLPSSGPLHAHWRSNDAAKNEAAKLYLMCALLLGSKEDEQEAAALVASIADPQLKAIANASLLNFIADQQRRATDVVSKSLISVPAGPEKNQTIKKELLACLPKFREALTANDATVDAETRALLEKVNRTLLEEILAGKFDNRPNVETRQIINLVQGTLTLRDALHLVALQLSNLSTDDKEKLALLKLAHDCVKPIFLLDENNFTGLARANISAAKAKYTPILNSREKELRELGFQFD, from the coding sequence ATGGCACCATCTCGAATGTCCCTCAGCTTCAAAATTGGCGATCAGCCGGTCCCCGGCTATCGGCTAGTTCGCGAGTTGGGGCGTGGCACATTCGGCGTGGTTTGGCTAGCCGTGACCGAGAACGGTTTCGAGCGGGCGCTTAAAGTCGTCAATCTGGAGCAGAAGGGTGGCAAGAAGGAATTCCGTGCGCTGCGGTTGATTAAAGACCGCAAGATTCTGCACGGCAATCTGCTCACTTTAATCGATTATTGGCTGCTTGATCGCGATGGCACCATTATCGCCACGCCGGGCAACGTCAATCTCGATACTCAAATCTCGCCGCTCAACAAAGCCGGCTCAGCCCCCGGCAACCTGGCTGCCACCACGGAGCCGGCAAAAACGCAGCCTGCCAAGCTAACGCCGCTGGCCGGCACGATGATGCCCGGCGGCGAAGGGGACACTGCCTTCAATGTTCGCGATACCTTCCAGCAATCACGGTTGACAGACACGACCGAAGAGATCAACAACAGCGCGATTTGGCTCGTCGTGGCAATGGAACTGGGCCACAAGACGTTGCACGATCGTCAACGAGAACACACAACCGAGCTTAATCACAAGACCTTGTCGAAAGTTTCCCGCCGTGGTGTCACCGCCATCGATGCCAAGGGAGATACTTCGCCTGGATCGCACACGGCGTTCGACAAACATCCTCCGAAACCGGACGCGGAAGACGACCTGCTGGCCTCGCTCCCCGCCGATGAAGTGCTCCCCTATATGGAGCAAGCAGCCCGTGGACTGGATTATCTTCATCGCTGCGAAATAGTGCATCGCGACGTCAAGCCACAGAACATTATGCTGGTGGGCGACGTGGCCAAGGTCTGCGACTATGGCTTAGCCAGCGAATTGGGAGACATGCGCGCAACTACCAACGCGTTTACCTTGCCCTATGCCGCGCCAGAGGCAATTAACAATCGTCCGTGCCCGGCCAGCGACCAGTATTCGTTAGCCGTCAGCTATGTGGAACTGCGCACGGGGCGCTGGCCCTTTGTCAGCAATACAGCGACGGCCGTTTATGGTGCCAAGGAAAGCGGCAACCATCACTTAAAGTTCGTGCCCAAGCGGGCCGTACGTGCGGTACTGAAAAAGGCCCTCTTCAAGAACCCGAACGACCGCTATTCCACGTGCGGCGAGTTCGTCAAACAGCTGACCAAGGCCGAACATTCACGCTCGAGCGTATTTGCCATGGTGCAGTTCGTTTTGGCGATCATCGCGATCGTTACAGTACTTCTCGCCGCCGCAGCTACGCATCCTGATATTCAAGCCCGGATGCTCAGTATTATCGATAGCTTTCGTTCCACCGATGCCAAGGAATTTGAACGACGGCTGCGTGTTGCCGAACGCCAAGTAATGGACGAGAAACACGCCGATGCTTTAGGCGAGTTTGAATCGCTCTATCGAGATTTTCCGGGACTCTCGCCGGACGATAACTCGCTGCGCTACGACGCAATCATTGGGCGGGCGCGGGCGGAATTGGGGGGCAAAGATGCCTTGCAAGACGCGCAAGTGCAGGACGCCATCGGTCGTCGAATCGACGAGTTGCCGTCCGATCCACAGCCACCGCTGAGCGACCTACAGAAGTTGCGTGTTTATTACCTGCAGTTGATTGCCAAACGCAAGACACTTGCCATTGGTGGACTCGATCCGAATAGTGCGCCGGCTCAAGAGGCCCTGGCATCTTGGGAACGAGCTTTGTGGGCGCGTGCTTTGCAAGCTTCGATCGAAGATCGGCGGGTGCCGCCGAATCTGAAGGAATCGCTGCGCACGGTGATTGCTGAGCGCAAAGCTATAGTGTCGCCCGAAGATTTTCAGAAGGCGAAGGCAAGCCTGGCGCAAATGCTGGCCGTCGCCAAGGAATCGCTCAGTGAGGAAGATGAGTTCTGGCACGCGATCAAGCTCGAAGAATTACACCTAGCATTCAAGCATCCCGAGCCCAACCATGAGCAGAATCTACGCTCGCTCGATGCACTGCTCGCAAATCGCCTGCAGCAAGATCGCCAGGCAATCATCCGCGGCCAGTTGCTCCGGCTGTTGATTCTCAGCGAACTAAAAGCTTCGCAACCGTCGTTTTTCGAAGAGCCCATTTACCTCACCATCATTTACACCGACGGCGGACTGGCTCAACTACAAGAGACGTCTGATTCGCTGTTTTCGATCCCCGAAATCAACGCGCTCAAAGACCTGCGGCAGCGCTTCAAAAACGAAATTCGCGACTGGGCGGAGCCCATTCCCGAGGCGGCTTTCCCCGCCGTCACGGCCTTGTGCGGCAAACTTGAGACGTTCGATCTGCTCCGCCACCGGCTGAACAAGCATTTGGAAGATAAAACGCTTGGCGAGAAACAGTTGCTGGCTGTTCAAGCCAGTTGGGCCGATCTGAACAAGCTGCTGACCCTGGATTACAAGCTTGACTCGGCCGAAGCCGCCGACCTCAAAGATCTTAGCTTGAGCGTCAGCTTTGCCGATCCGCAGGAGAAACCCGAGGTCGCGCTCAAGGACTTTGTGCAGCGAGTGCGCGATTCGCGGCACGGAGCGAAATGGATGAAGCGGTTGCTCGACCGCGCTCAGCAGAATCCGGTCTGGGTGGATGCCGCGATTCCGGCACTTAAGGAACTGAGCCTGGAGCCCACCGAGGACCTGGCGCTTGACGAAAACTTCGATCGTTGGCGAGCCGATGCCAACAATTTGACGCTTACCGGCATTCTCGCAGCCGACCTTGGTTCACCTGCCGCGGTGAAAAAAATTATCGACCGGCTCGATCAGGCAGCCGATCAAAACCGCCCACTGCCTGCACTGGTGCGAATCGAATGCGAACTGCTTACCACTCCCAAGCCAGATGACAACCAGCGCCGCGGCTGGTTGGCCCGCATTCGCGCCACGCTAGAAGAATTGGAAGAAACCGATTCTTACCTTGCTGGCTACGGCGAATTCCTCCGCGCCCGTTTGCTCGCCAGCAGCAGCAAGTCGTTCGACCGCGACGATGCCGGCAAGATTGTGCTCGCCATGTTCAAACAGACTGAAACTCCCGCGTGGCTAACGAGCTGGCGAAAGCAAGCCGCGGGAGACATCCTCTCCGGCATCGCCCTCTCGGCCCTCGGCAAGGACGATAGCGACATTCTGCAATTCCACGTGCTGAACCTAAGTGCGCAGACGCAACTGGAAGAGGTGCAAACCGTCGTTGCCAAAGCAGGCTTGCAAACGAACGCTCTGCTCGCCGTGTCGGCCATTGTCGAAGCCACCCACGCCGAGAAGTCAGATTGGAAGAAGGTGGGTGAGCTTGCCCGCCGTTGCCAGCAGGACAGCAAGACCCGCGAACTTCTGCAATCGCAAAACCGGCTCCTCCTGCTGGACTATGTCGAGGCTTTATCGAACTTGCGCCTGGCTCCGCAAGATAGAGACCTGCCACCCCAGATCATTCTCGCTTTCCAACGCATCCTGTTTGCCCGCGAAGGGAATGAACCGCGGTTCTTTCAGTTCGATAGTGCTCAAACAACGGATGATGGCGGAATTTTTCGCAACCTGGTTCTGCCAATCGTCAGCCATCCTTCGTTCAGCAAGTCGACGAAGACGACCCCCGAGGCTAGACTCGCGCTCGGAGCAATCTGGGGTGCCAAGGGTCGGCTCTTGCAACGCGACAACAAAGTGGTGGTACACGATCCGCTTCGCAAGGTCGATAAGCGAGATACAACGACCGTCGCACTGGTTCTCGCCCACGATGCCTTTCGCCGCGCTCGCGAATGCCAGCCAGACTACATCAATTATGTGGTCGGCTTTGGTCGTACCCTGATTGAGTTGCCTTCGACCGATATCGACCCGGAAAAGCGGGCCGAACTGATCTCGCAAATCGTCGACCAATATGATCCCGACGGCAAATCGAGCAACTTGGGAATGCTCTCTCTTGGTGCATACGTACGCCGCTACCAAGCGCACGAACAGACAGTTCAAGCGCAGCAACTCCGACTCTCGAACGAGGCCATTCGCCGTTACCAGTTGGTGCTTGATGGGACCAAGAACAACGATCCGTTCGAGATTCGCGCAGTCTGCCTGGAAGGCTTGAGCGACGCCCACTTGCGCCGCGCGTTCTGGATTTCCAAAGTAGAAGCCAGTGAAGTCACCGCACTCTTGGCGCAGAAGACGCCGCCGCCGAATACCAAGGCGTTTCATCTGCAGCAAGCTTCGGCGACGGCGCTCGAAGCCGTGCGCATGCCTGGACGGACGCAGCAGGAAAACGCCCACAATGCGCTGGGCAATGCTTACGAAGACATGGCCTTTTATTTGGGAATGTCGGAGTACTATCAGCAGTCGGTTGATACATTTGAGACCGGCATTCAACTCGCCGAACAGGAAGAGCGAATCTCAGCCCGAGCGAAAATGCACCTGGGTCGCTGTCTTTGTCGCTACGGGCGTGATTTTCTCTCGGGGTTATCAGCGAAAAACCGAGCCGCGATTCTGGAACGTGGAGTCGCGCACCTGACCACCTCGCTGGATGAGGCGAAGGCTCGCAATCGCCTACGGGCCGAGACCCTTTACTGGCGCGCCACCTCGCAGGTCGCCCTGATTGCTTATCAACCCACCAAAGCCGACGAGCTGTTGCAGATGGCTGAGAACGACTTTGCTGAGGCCGCGCAAATTGCCACCGATCTTGGCACGACTGAGGCCAATTACTACAAAGTGGAGGAAATCCGTGTAGCCTTGATGCGGAAGTCGAACGAAGGAACACCCGCTGTTCAACAGTCGGCCGCGCAGCAACGAGCAAAAACTTCAACCGACGCGATCTTCGCCGCAGCTGCGGCCGATCCTAAAAAATTCACCATCACCACCCTCTCGCTGCTAGTGGGCCAATCGAACGCCACCTTCCCGCAAGATCAGCAGAAATTGAAGCGTTGGCTTCCTTCGTCGGGACCGCTCCACGCCCATTGGCGGTCGAATGACGCTGCCAAAAACGAAGCTGCCAAGCTTTATTTGATGTGCGCACTGCTGCTGGGCAGCAAAGAAGACGAACAAGAGGCGGCAGCACTCGTGGCATCCATTGCCGATCCACAACTCAAGGCAATTGCCAACGCCAGCTTGCTCAACTTCATTGCCGACCAGCAACGCCGCGCGACGGATGTGGTCAGCAAGAGCTTGATCTCTGTTCCCGCAGGTCCTGAAAAGAATCAAACAATAAAAAAGGAGTTACTCGCCTGCTTGCCCAAATTTCGCGAAGCTTTGACTGCCAACGATGCTACGGTCGATGCAGAGACTCGGGCACTGCTTGAGAAGGTAAATCGAACGCTATTGGAAGAAATCTTGGCCGGCAAGTTCGACAACAGGCCGAATGTCGAAACGCGGCAGATCATTAATCTGGTGCAAGGAACATTAACGCTGCGCGACGCATTGCACCTCGTCGCGCTGCAACTCTCAAATCTGTCCACTGATGATAAGGAGAAGCTGGCATTGCTCAAGCTGGCCCACGATTGCGTGAAACCGATCTTTCTGCTGGACGAAAACAACTTCACCGGCCTGGCGCGTGCCAATATTTCTGCAGCCAAGGCGAAGTACACGCCCATCCTCAATTCCCGTGAGAAAGAACTCCGGGAGCTGGGTTTCCAATTCGATTAG
- a CDS encoding MBL fold metallo-hydrolase, which yields MKTILTTDIRGQFILLGTGTSVGVPSLGCGCDVCLSTDPHDKRTRASALIGLPEGNLLIDTGPDLRFQLLRENVGIVHAVVYTHEHADHLFGLDDLRLFPFYLGHPIPLYCEEPVERRIRRAFDYAFHEEHTHQGAAPQLSIRPLDLEPLSLLGAEVIPLRLKHGPRFEVLGFRVGNIAYCTDTNHIPGDTMAQLQGLDVLVIDALRWRPHVTHFCVDEAIAVAQQLRPKRTIFTHICHELGHAETNAKLPPGIEMGYDGQRIPLT from the coding sequence GTGAAAACGATTCTTACCACCGATATTCGCGGCCAGTTCATCCTGCTGGGGACTGGCACGAGCGTCGGTGTTCCTTCACTGGGCTGCGGCTGCGATGTTTGCTTAAGTACCGATCCGCACGACAAGCGGACGCGAGCCAGTGCTCTAATCGGCTTGCCAGAAGGAAATTTGCTGATCGACACGGGCCCCGATCTGCGCTTTCAGTTGCTCCGCGAGAACGTCGGCATTGTCCACGCGGTCGTTTATACACATGAGCATGCCGATCACCTGTTTGGGCTCGACGATCTGCGGCTGTTCCCCTTTTACCTGGGGCATCCAATTCCCCTCTATTGCGAAGAGCCGGTCGAGCGTCGCATTCGCCGCGCGTTCGACTATGCTTTTCACGAAGAGCACACTCATCAAGGGGCAGCGCCGCAGTTGTCGATTCGCCCCCTCGATCTGGAACCCTTGTCGCTGCTGGGTGCCGAAGTCATTCCCTTGCGGCTGAAGCACGGACCGCGGTTTGAGGTGCTCGGTTTTCGCGTCGGCAATATCGCCTATTGCACCGATACCAATCACATTCCCGGCGATACGATGGCCCAATTGCAGGGGCTCGATGTGCTGGTGATCGATGCCCTGCGCTGGCGGCCCCACGTCACTCATTTTTGTGTCGACGAGGCAATTGCCGTTGCCCAGCAACTGCGTCCCAAGCGGACCATCTTCACGCACATTTGCCACGAACTTGGGCATGCAGAGACCAACGCCAAACTCCCGCCTGGCATCGAAATGGGCTATGACGGCCAGCGCATTCCCCTCACATAA